In a single window of the Streptomyces sp. NBC_00285 genome:
- a CDS encoding amidohydrolase family protein, giving the protein MNVDELVAIDVHTHAEVSSKGHSSLDDDLHDASSAYFKVEGKRKPTLQETAAYYRERKMAAVIFTVDAESATGTAPVPNEEVAEAAAANSDVLIPFASIDPFRGKAGVRQARRLVEEYGVKGFKFHPSIQGFFPNDRSVAYALYEVIEETGTIALFHTGQTGIGAGVPGGGGIRLKYSNPLHVDDVAADFPHLKIILAHPSFPWQDEALAVATHKPGVHIDLSGWSPKYFPPQLVQYANTLLKDKVLFGSDFPVLTPDRWLADFEKLPIKDEVKPKILKENAARLLGLTKP; this is encoded by the coding sequence ATGAACGTCGACGAGCTCGTCGCGATCGACGTCCACACCCATGCGGAGGTGTCCTCCAAGGGCCACTCCTCGCTCGACGACGACCTGCACGACGCCTCCTCCGCCTACTTCAAGGTGGAGGGCAAGCGGAAGCCGACCCTTCAGGAGACGGCCGCCTACTACCGCGAGCGGAAGATGGCCGCCGTGATCTTCACGGTGGACGCCGAGTCCGCGACCGGCACCGCGCCCGTCCCGAACGAGGAGGTCGCCGAGGCCGCGGCCGCCAACTCCGACGTGCTGATCCCCTTCGCCTCCATCGACCCCTTCCGCGGCAAGGCGGGCGTCCGGCAGGCCCGCCGCCTGGTCGAGGAGTACGGGGTGAAGGGCTTCAAGTTCCATCCCAGCATCCAGGGCTTCTTCCCCAACGACCGCTCGGTGGCCTACGCCCTCTACGAGGTCATCGAGGAGACCGGCACCATCGCCCTCTTCCACACCGGCCAGACCGGCATCGGCGCCGGCGTCCCCGGCGGGGGCGGCATCCGGCTGAAGTACTCGAACCCGCTGCACGTGGACGACGTGGCCGCCGACTTCCCGCACCTGAAGATCATCCTGGCGCACCCGTCCTTCCCCTGGCAGGACGAGGCGCTCGCGGTCGCCACGCACAAGCCGGGCGTGCACATCGACCTGTCCGGCTGGTCGCCGAAGTACTTCCCGCCGCAGCTCGTGCAGTACGCGAACACGCTGCTCAAGGACAAGGTCCTCTTCGGCTCCGACTTCCCCGTCCTCACCCCCGACCGCTGGCTCGCCGACTTCGAGAAGCTGCCGATCAAGGACGAGGTCAAGCCGAAGATCCTCAAGGAGAACGCCGCCCGGCTGCTCGGGCTGACGAAGCCGTAA
- a CDS encoding LamG-like jellyroll fold domain-containing protein, with translation MCTSHDHNQGEAAQAGAGRRSFLRATALLGAAATAAIALPTVAEASVSSGRRPDTESRRFTLAVMPDTQYLFDGPSIDKAPVEASLRYLLEHGKDENIVFLSHLGDLTQNGAAPEFAAIGEAFRLLDRRGVGYSVLAGNHDVKSSTTDQRGATPYLDTFGPARFKGQGTFGGASPDGYNTYHLFKAAGREWMVLALDWRLSDKGYAWAKSVLAAHPTTPVVLTTHELVVEDDTLSDYGQQLWDQLVKDHDQIFLTLNGHYWPAGRATRKNTAGNDVHLHLTNYQNRYFGGAAMIRLYRFDIDRGVIDVETVSPWILGRASKGLNELERQEVELSGDADRFSVDIDFAARFAGFDPVPARAARPASKMLVPGTAAYWRFDSAPSSGTVRDLSGRGNDLTVVSVGGGSLAWSADHHPDQPGHGSLEFQGYKSPLKGAYLQTVDKAPLNSAVFRDGYTIEVFYRMPADWDPDHNAWAGLVSRRGTGGAAGKTGDDPDEPLATLSLSNDREPQWAMRPLNQEGIATNWGQETPLETWWHLAVVNDGKHTTLYVQGCPVVRNPKASAVGITSAGEPWLLGGYTYADKIDQIFHGRLGDVRIVGRALPVSSFMTH, from the coding sequence GTGTGTACTTCGCATGACCACAACCAGGGCGAGGCCGCGCAGGCCGGCGCCGGACGGCGCAGTTTTCTGCGGGCGACGGCACTGCTGGGCGCGGCGGCCACGGCCGCGATCGCGCTGCCGACCGTGGCCGAGGCCTCGGTGTCGTCCGGCCGGCGGCCCGACACGGAGAGCCGGCGTTTCACGCTCGCCGTGATGCCCGACACCCAGTACCTCTTCGACGGGCCGAGCATCGACAAGGCTCCCGTCGAGGCCTCGCTGCGGTATCTCCTGGAGCACGGGAAGGACGAGAACATCGTCTTCCTGTCCCACCTCGGCGACCTCACGCAGAACGGTGCGGCGCCCGAGTTCGCGGCGATCGGCGAGGCGTTCAGGCTCCTTGACCGGCGGGGCGTCGGCTACAGCGTCCTCGCGGGCAACCACGACGTGAAGTCGTCCACCACCGACCAGCGCGGCGCGACGCCGTACCTGGACACCTTCGGTCCCGCCCGGTTCAAGGGCCAGGGCACCTTCGGCGGCGCCTCCCCCGACGGCTACAACACCTATCACCTGTTCAAGGCGGCGGGCCGCGAGTGGATGGTGCTCGCGCTGGACTGGCGGCTGTCGGACAAGGGGTACGCCTGGGCGAAGAGTGTCCTGGCCGCCCACCCCACCACGCCGGTCGTCCTGACCACGCACGAGCTGGTCGTCGAGGACGACACCCTGTCGGACTACGGTCAGCAGCTGTGGGACCAGCTGGTCAAGGACCACGACCAGATCTTCCTGACCCTCAACGGGCACTACTGGCCGGCCGGCCGGGCGACCCGGAAGAACACGGCGGGCAACGACGTCCACCTGCACCTGACGAACTACCAGAACCGGTACTTCGGCGGTGCCGCCATGATCCGCCTGTACCGCTTCGACATCGACCGCGGCGTGATCGACGTGGAGACGGTCTCCCCGTGGATCCTGGGCCGGGCCTCGAAGGGGCTCAACGAGCTGGAGCGGCAGGAGGTCGAGCTGAGCGGCGACGCCGACCGGTTCTCCGTCGACATCGACTTCGCCGCCCGCTTCGCCGGGTTCGACCCCGTGCCCGCGCGGGCGGCGCGCCCGGCGTCGAAGATGCTGGTGCCGGGTACGGCCGCGTACTGGCGCTTCGACTCGGCGCCCTCCTCCGGCACGGTCCGCGACCTGTCCGGCCGGGGCAACGACCTCACCGTGGTGTCGGTCGGCGGCGGCTCGCTGGCCTGGTCCGCCGACCACCACCCGGACCAGCCGGGCCACGGCAGCCTGGAGTTCCAGGGCTACAAGTCGCCTCTGAAGGGCGCCTATCTGCAGACGGTCGACAAGGCGCCGCTCAACTCGGCGGTCTTCAGAGACGGTTACACCATCGAGGTGTTCTACCGGATGCCCGCCGACTGGGACCCGGACCACAACGCCTGGGCGGGACTGGTCAGTCGGCGCGGTACGGGCGGCGCCGCCGGCAAGACCGGCGACGACCCCGACGAGCCCCTCGCCACGCTCTCGCTCTCCAACGACCGTGAGCCGCAGTGGGCCATGCGGCCCCTCAACCAGGAGGGCATCGCCACCAACTGGGGTCAGGAGACTCCGCTCGAGACCTGGTGGCACCTCGCCGTCGTCAACGACGGAAAGCACACCACGCTGTACGTCCAGGGCTGCCCGGTGGTCCGCAACCCGAAGGCGTCCGCCGTCGGGATCACCTCGGCCGGGGAACCGTGGCTGCTGGGCGGCTACACGTACGCCGACAAGATCGACCAGATCTTCCACGGCCGGCTCGGCGATGTCCGGATCGTCGGACGGGCTCTGCCCGTCTCCTCCTTCATGACGCACTGA
- a CDS encoding MaoC family dehydratase, which yields MSVTVNGLDELKKLAGSDLGTSEWIEVTQERINTFADATGDHQWIHVDPEKAAAGPFGAPIAHGYLTLSLFIPLFTELLDVQGVTTKVNYGLNKVRFPSPVKAGSRIRLVAKLTDVEEVPGGVQITVDGAVEIEGGAKPAAVLQSLSRFYA from the coding sequence ATGAGCGTCACCGTCAACGGCCTCGACGAACTGAAGAAGCTCGCGGGCAGCGACCTCGGCACCAGCGAGTGGATCGAGGTCACCCAGGAGCGCATCAACACCTTCGCCGACGCCACGGGCGACCACCAGTGGATCCACGTGGACCCCGAGAAGGCGGCGGCGGGCCCCTTCGGCGCCCCCATCGCGCACGGCTACCTCACCCTCTCCCTGTTCATCCCGCTCTTCACCGAGCTGCTGGACGTCCAGGGCGTCACCACGAAGGTCAACTACGGCCTGAACAAGGTCCGTTTCCCCTCCCCGGTGAAGGCCGGCTCCCGCATCCGCCTGGTCGCCAAGCTGACCGACGTCGAGGAGGTGCCGGGCGGTGTGCAGATCACCGTCGACGGCGCGGTGGAGATCGAGGGCGGCGCCAAGCCGGCCGCGGTGCTGCAGAGCCTTTCCCGGTTCTACGCCTAG
- a CDS encoding alkaline phosphatase family protein codes for MTYDVGKVLVVGMDGLRYDLLTRSPAVAPVLHALMAAGAHGTSLLPYGEVDGQAPDGPSTSMAYTDSGPGWSSVLTGVWPDRHGVRGNDFAGADYGRYPDFLSRAVATRRRLRTAAVVSWPELIRRGTLGPAIGRRVRHDGETDGYDTADRLVARTAERWLGQDDPDAVFVYFGATDEAAHAMGPHSLAYDRALRTQDTHLGWLLGAIDTRRTDPARARERWTVLVTTDHGHLDTGGHGGDTHAEREVFVVLAEPGMPGGTRLDTPRLIDIAPTVLDRLGVPVDPAWGLQGRVLHSHGQSCRTPAPPTPPPTSERS; via the coding sequence GTGACCTACGACGTCGGCAAGGTGCTCGTGGTGGGGATGGACGGGCTGCGGTACGACCTGCTCACCCGCTCCCCGGCGGTGGCGCCGGTGCTGCACGCCCTGATGGCCGCGGGCGCCCACGGCACCAGCCTGCTGCCCTACGGCGAGGTGGACGGCCAGGCCCCGGACGGGCCGTCCACCAGCATGGCCTACACCGACTCCGGGCCCGGCTGGTCGAGCGTGCTGACCGGGGTGTGGCCGGACCGGCACGGTGTGCGGGGCAACGACTTCGCCGGGGCCGACTACGGCCGCTACCCCGACTTCCTGAGCCGGGCCGTCGCCACCCGGCGCCGGTTGCGCACCGCGGCCGTGGTGTCCTGGCCGGAGCTGATCCGGCGCGGCACCCTCGGCCCCGCCATCGGCCGCCGGGTGCGCCACGACGGCGAGACGGACGGCTACGACACCGCGGACCGCCTCGTCGCCCGCACAGCAGAGCGCTGGCTCGGCCAGGACGATCCCGACGCCGTGTTCGTGTACTTCGGCGCCACCGACGAGGCCGCCCACGCCATGGGCCCGCACAGCCTCGCCTACGACCGGGCCCTGCGCACCCAGGACACCCACCTCGGGTGGCTCCTCGGCGCCATCGACACCCGGCGCACGGACCCCGCCCGCGCGCGGGAGCGCTGGACCGTGCTGGTCACCACGGACCACGGGCACCTCGACACCGGCGGTCACGGCGGCGACACCCACGCCGAGCGCGAGGTGTTCGTCGTCCTGGCCGAGCCCGGCATGCCCGGCGGCACCCGGCTCGACACACCGCGTCTCATCGACATCGCCCCCACCGTCCTGGACCGGCTCGGCGTCCCCGTCGACCCGGCCTGGGGCCTGCAGGGCAGGGTCCTGCACAGCCACGGACAGTCCTGCCGCACCCCGGCACCACCCACCCCGCCACCGACTTCGGAACGGTCATGA
- a CDS encoding acyl-CoA synthetase, whose product MRNEGLGSWPARRARKTPHRTALIHGDTTVTYAELHIRVTRLAHALRARGIRRGDRVAYLGPNHPSYLETLFAAGVLGAVFVPLNTRLAGPEIAYQLSDSGARALVYGPSHAGLVAGLPGSTDVRTYVEAGPEYEQLLTGSAVDPVDEPVAPDDTCIIMYTSGTTGRPKGAMLTHGNLTWNAINVLVDTDLIADERALVSAPLFHTAGLNMLTLPVLLKGGTCVLVEAFDPNATFDLIEQHRITFMFGVPTMFEQVARHPRWPDADLSSLRILTCGGSPVSTPLITAYQERGLTFLQGYGMTEASPGTLFLDAEHAVSKAGSAGVPHFFSDVRVIRPDLTPVDVGETGEVVLRGPHVMPGYWGLPEETAASFADGWFRSGDAARVDEDGYVFIVDRIKDMIISGGENIYPAEIEDLLLAHPDIVECAVIGVPDDKWGEVPRAVVVPREGTTPDPDEVLASLAGRLAKYKIPKSVVVADELPRTASGKLLKSRVRKRYGSNS is encoded by the coding sequence ATGCGCAACGAGGGACTCGGGTCATGGCCCGCACGCCGGGCCCGCAAGACCCCGCACCGCACCGCCCTGATCCACGGCGACACGACGGTCACCTACGCCGAGCTGCACATCCGCGTCACCCGCCTCGCCCACGCCCTGCGCGCCCGGGGCATCCGGCGCGGCGACCGCGTCGCCTACCTCGGCCCCAACCATCCCTCCTACCTGGAGACCCTGTTCGCGGCCGGTGTCCTCGGCGCGGTCTTCGTCCCCCTCAACACCCGCCTCGCCGGGCCGGAGATCGCCTACCAGCTCTCCGACTCCGGGGCCAGGGCACTGGTCTACGGTCCCTCGCACGCGGGGCTCGTCGCCGGACTGCCGGGCAGCACCGACGTCCGTACCTACGTCGAAGCCGGCCCGGAGTACGAGCAGTTGCTCACCGGGTCGGCGGTGGACCCGGTCGACGAACCGGTCGCTCCCGACGACACCTGCATCATCATGTACACCTCGGGCACGACGGGCCGCCCCAAGGGCGCCATGCTCACCCACGGCAACCTCACCTGGAACGCGATCAACGTCCTCGTCGACACCGACCTCATCGCCGACGAACGCGCCCTGGTCTCCGCCCCGTTGTTCCACACGGCGGGCCTGAACATGCTGACCCTTCCGGTACTGCTGAAGGGCGGCACCTGCGTCCTGGTCGAGGCCTTCGACCCGAACGCGACCTTCGACCTGATCGAACAGCACCGGATCACCTTCATGTTCGGGGTCCCGACGATGTTCGAGCAGGTGGCGCGACACCCGCGCTGGCCGGACGCCGACCTGTCCTCCCTGCGGATCCTGACCTGCGGCGGCTCCCCGGTCTCGACGCCGCTGATCACCGCCTACCAGGAGCGCGGGCTCACCTTCCTCCAGGGCTACGGCATGACGGAGGCGTCCCCCGGCACCCTGTTCCTGGACGCCGAGCACGCCGTCAGCAAGGCGGGGTCGGCGGGCGTACCGCACTTCTTCAGCGATGTGCGGGTCATACGCCCCGACCTGACCCCCGTCGACGTCGGCGAGACCGGCGAGGTCGTGCTCCGCGGCCCGCACGTCATGCCCGGCTACTGGGGACTGCCCGAGGAAACCGCCGCCTCCTTCGCGGACGGCTGGTTCCGCAGCGGGGACGCCGCCCGCGTCGACGAGGACGGCTACGTCTTCATCGTCGACCGCATCAAGGACATGATCATCTCCGGCGGCGAGAACATCTACCCCGCCGAGATCGAGGACCTGCTCCTCGCCCACCCGGACATCGTCGAGTGCGCGGTCATCGGCGTCCCGGACGACAAGTGGGGCGAGGTGCCGCGGGCGGTCGTCGTCCCGCGCGAGGGCACCACGCCCGACCCCGACGAGGTCCTGGCCTCCCTGGCCGGCCGCCTCGCCAAGTACAAGATCCCCAAGTCCGTGGTGGTCGCGGACGAACTCCCGCGCACCGCCTCCGGAAAGCTCCTCAAGTCCCGGGTGCGCAAGCGCTACGGCTCCAACTCTTAG
- a CDS encoding glycoside hydrolase family 2 TIM barrel-domain containing protein codes for MTDAPRGPHPADPLIALRPWEAPEVTSWGRLPMNAVDRRSGALLLDGDWRFQLLPAPDAPVGGAWSSSYVPGVWTMQGTDDLPQYTNVTMPFPQFPPHSPAANPTGVHEREVDVPAEWAGRRVVLQVGAAESVLLVHVDGRPVGVSKDSHLAAEFDLTHLVSAGSPSTLRLTVVKWSDASHIEDQDQWWHGGITRSVLLYATDPLHLADVGVRASHGGELRVDCRVRDTGGALPEGWYVSGELDGLQLAQDVEFDRFNREDDRVSDFLGEARLTTWVPNVRTWNAEIPELYDLTVRLHRADGTVADTARHRIGFRDVEIVGRDLLVNGERVFIRGVNRHDFHPLTGRTVSYDDLRADLITLKRFGFNAIRTSHYPGDPSLYDLADELGLYVVDEADIESHDHAHEIADDPRYLNAFVDRVSRMVLRDKNHPSVIIWSLGNESDYGANHDAAAGWVRRHDPTRPVQYEGAAKLDWAATGDASDIACPMYASLEECVDHALSGRQTKPLIWCEYSHAMGNSNGTLADHWAAIESTPGLQGGFIWEFWDHGILQRVNDGRPVGRGGVGLYDNGVAAPGHRWAYGGDFGEAIHDGAFIADGVVFPDRTPKPVMYEHREIAAPVRIECFRHEGIVLGNHQHFRGLAWLAGEWELSLADGRTLTAPAELPDLRPGETASVALPFELPEEGGEAWLTLRVTTAQDEPWAQRGTVVCLPQVRLREAVPEAPVAVRNRSVEVDGDGLLVHPLLTCAPTLCLWRAPTDNDELGGMAPRWRDLGLESPVRKVADVRRGEGRTTVRAEYVCEAGVVRHVQVFTAVEGGVHVEESAELPGEFHDVARVGSVFETVAGLDLMEWYGQGPWESYPDRAFGAPVGCHSVPVDELFTPYLRPQESGGRHGVRHFTLSAPDATGLSVVLDEPRQVGVSRYRAADLTGASHHDELVPRAGCVVHIDAAHRGLGTASCGPDTSASHLVAPGVHRWSWTLRAL; via the coding sequence ATGACCGACGCACCCCGCGGACCCCACCCCGCCGATCCCCTCATCGCCCTGCGCCCCTGGGAGGCACCCGAGGTGACCTCCTGGGGGCGGCTGCCCATGAACGCCGTCGACCGGCGCTCCGGAGCACTCCTCCTGGACGGCGACTGGCGTTTCCAGTTGCTGCCAGCTCCGGACGCGCCGGTCGGCGGTGCGTGGTCGTCGTCGTACGTCCCCGGTGTCTGGACGATGCAGGGCACGGACGACCTGCCGCAGTACACCAACGTCACGATGCCGTTCCCGCAGTTCCCGCCCCACTCCCCCGCGGCCAACCCCACCGGCGTCCACGAACGCGAGGTGGACGTCCCCGCCGAGTGGGCCGGGCGCCGGGTCGTGCTCCAGGTCGGGGCCGCCGAGAGCGTGCTCCTCGTGCACGTGGACGGGCGGCCCGTCGGCGTCTCCAAGGACTCCCATCTGGCCGCCGAGTTCGACCTGACCCACCTGGTGAGCGCCGGCTCGCCCAGCACCCTGCGCCTGACGGTGGTCAAGTGGTCGGACGCCTCGCACATCGAGGACCAGGACCAGTGGTGGCACGGCGGGATCACCCGCTCGGTGCTGCTGTACGCGACGGATCCGCTGCACCTGGCCGACGTGGGCGTGCGGGCCTCCCACGGCGGTGAGCTGCGGGTGGACTGCCGGGTGCGGGACACGGGCGGGGCGCTCCCCGAGGGGTGGTACGTCAGCGGTGAGCTGGACGGTCTTCAGCTGGCGCAGGACGTGGAGTTCGACCGGTTCAACCGGGAGGACGACCGGGTCTCCGACTTCCTCGGCGAGGCACGTCTCACCACCTGGGTCCCGAACGTCCGCACCTGGAACGCCGAGATTCCCGAGCTCTACGACCTCACTGTGCGGCTCCACCGCGCCGACGGCACGGTCGCCGACACCGCACGGCACCGGATCGGATTCCGGGACGTCGAGATCGTCGGCCGGGACCTGCTGGTCAACGGCGAGCGGGTCTTCATCCGGGGCGTCAACCGGCACGACTTCCACCCGCTGACCGGGCGGACGGTGTCGTACGACGACCTGCGCGCGGACCTGATCACGCTGAAGCGCTTCGGGTTCAACGCGATCCGCACCTCCCACTACCCCGGTGATCCCTCCCTCTACGACCTGGCCGACGAGCTCGGTCTCTACGTCGTCGACGAGGCGGACATCGAGTCGCACGACCACGCCCACGAGATCGCCGACGACCCGCGCTATCTGAACGCCTTCGTGGACCGGGTCTCGCGGATGGTGCTCCGGGACAAGAACCACCCGTCGGTGATCATCTGGTCACTGGGCAACGAGTCCGACTACGGGGCCAACCACGACGCGGCGGCCGGCTGGGTGCGCCGGCACGATCCGACCCGGCCGGTCCAGTACGAGGGGGCGGCCAAGCTCGACTGGGCGGCGACCGGCGACGCCTCCGACATCGCCTGCCCCATGTACGCCTCGCTGGAGGAGTGCGTGGACCACGCCCTGTCCGGGCGGCAGACCAAGCCGCTGATCTGGTGCGAGTACTCCCACGCCATGGGCAACAGCAACGGCACGCTCGCGGACCATTGGGCGGCCATCGAGTCAACGCCAGGTCTTCAGGGCGGGTTCATCTGGGAGTTCTGGGACCACGGCATTCTGCAGCGTGTGAACGACGGCAGACCGGTCGGACGTGGGGGCGTCGGACTCTATGACAACGGTGTCGCCGCGCCCGGCCACCGCTGGGCGTACGGCGGTGACTTCGGCGAGGCGATCCATGACGGCGCCTTCATCGCCGACGGCGTGGTCTTTCCCGACCGCACGCCGAAGCCGGTGATGTACGAGCACCGGGAGATCGCGGCGCCGGTGCGCATCGAGTGCTTCCGGCACGAGGGCATCGTCCTCGGCAACCACCAGCACTTCCGGGGCCTGGCCTGGCTGGCCGGCGAGTGGGAGCTGTCCCTGGCCGACGGCCGCACCCTGACCGCGCCCGCCGAGCTGCCCGATCTTCGGCCCGGCGAGACGGCGTCGGTGGCGCTGCCGTTCGAGCTGCCCGAGGAGGGCGGTGAGGCGTGGCTGACCCTGCGGGTGACGACCGCACAGGACGAACCGTGGGCGCAGCGCGGCACGGTGGTGTGCCTGCCGCAGGTACGGCTGCGGGAGGCGGTGCCCGAGGCTCCCGTGGCCGTGCGGAACCGTTCCGTCGAGGTCGACGGCGACGGGCTCCTGGTCCACCCCCTGCTCACCTGCGCCCCCACGCTCTGTCTGTGGCGGGCGCCCACCGACAACGACGAACTGGGCGGCATGGCGCCCCGCTGGCGTGACCTGGGCCTGGAGTCGCCGGTACGCAAGGTCGCGGACGTGCGCCGGGGCGAGGGACGGACCACCGTGCGTGCCGAGTACGTCTGCGAGGCGGGTGTCGTCCGCCATGTGCAGGTCTTCACCGCCGTCGAGGGCGGCGTCCACGTCGAGGAGTCGGCCGAGCTGCCGGGCGAGTTCCACGACGTGGCGCGGGTGGGCTCGGTGTTCGAGACGGTCGCGGGGCTCGACCTGATGGAGTGGTACGGACAGGGCCCCTGGGAGTCGTATCCGGACCGCGCCTTCGGGGCGCCCGTCGGCTGCCACTCGGTGCCCGTGGACGAGCTGTTCACCCCCTATCTGCGTCCGCAGGAGAGCGGCGGCCGGCACGGCGTACGGCACTTCACGCTCTCGGCGCCGGACGCCACCGGCCTCTCGGTCGTCCTGGACGAACCGCGCCAGGTCGGTGTGAGCCGGTACCGCGCCGCGGACCTCACCGGCGCCTCGCACCACGACGAACTCGTCCCGCGGGCGGGCTGTGTGGTGCACATCGACGCGGCCCACCGCGGCCTCGGCACCGCCTCGTGCGGCCCCGACACCTCTGCTTCCCATCTCGTCGCGCCGGGCGTCCATCGCTGGAGCTGGACCCTGCGCGCGCTCTGA
- a CDS encoding PHP domain-containing protein, translating into MTEQQLPSWADPSVPPAELDAQGVSRRGLLRSAGLFGAAFALGSAATPAFAAPRGHGFGGEDPRLAYLVGDHHVHSVYSHDAKYTFSQQAKAAAKYGLDWMVFNEHSNFGHAQYGAALEHAEIVKARAQNPRQLIFQGLEWYIPAAEHCTVFAAPGPHETDLLTQFELAYDGKLLGWTEGSAGATDTARNEAHAVKAIKWLAEQRRSGHVDDVLVLANHPLRLGIDSPHEMRGWRDAAPEIMIGMEGAPGAQGAALPGWRGATSIRGEYENKPSAQSWSGYPAEAYVTYGGFDWATATVGGLWDSMLAEGSLFSITTNSDNHRTVFDTWKNGDWPAGQNFDNTGKLPDPVNTDTAQPGSDFWPGQFSRTHVGVTRYGYRSVMAGMRAGRVWVDHGHLLDGLDVRVKRDCDSGRGVTLGGRLRVRKGERITLYVTVTSASRANPQGILPELAHVDVIRGVVRGPVADRDSWRAPDTKVVRTKDVSGRKGTYTLRIPLTAGDESFYVRLRGSDGNRHGAGYLGASVDPHGPIPHEPGNGDPWADTWFYSNPVFVDVTG; encoded by the coding sequence ATGACCGAGCAGCAACTGCCCTCCTGGGCCGACCCCTCCGTCCCTCCCGCCGAGCTCGACGCGCAGGGCGTGTCCAGACGTGGACTCCTGCGCAGCGCGGGCCTGTTCGGCGCCGCGTTCGCCCTCGGCTCGGCGGCGACTCCCGCCTTCGCCGCTCCCCGCGGGCACGGCTTCGGCGGCGAGGACCCGCGCCTGGCCTACCTGGTCGGCGACCACCATGTGCACTCCGTCTACAGCCACGACGCGAAGTACACGTTCTCCCAGCAGGCGAAGGCCGCCGCGAAGTACGGCCTCGACTGGATGGTGTTCAACGAGCACTCCAACTTCGGGCACGCGCAGTACGGTGCCGCGCTGGAACACGCGGAGATCGTCAAGGCCCGCGCGCAGAACCCGCGTCAGCTGATCTTCCAGGGCCTGGAGTGGTACATCCCGGCCGCCGAGCACTGCACGGTGTTCGCGGCTCCCGGGCCCCACGAGACCGACCTGCTCACGCAGTTCGAGCTCGCCTACGACGGCAAGCTGCTCGGCTGGACCGAGGGTTCCGCCGGCGCCACGGACACCGCCCGCAACGAGGCCCACGCCGTCAAGGCGATCAAGTGGCTGGCGGAGCAGCGCCGTTCGGGCCACGTCGACGACGTCCTGGTCCTCGCCAACCACCCGCTGCGCCTGGGCATCGACTCCCCGCACGAGATGCGGGGCTGGCGGGACGCGGCCCCCGAGATCATGATCGGCATGGAGGGCGCACCGGGCGCCCAGGGCGCGGCGCTCCCCGGTTGGCGCGGTGCGACGTCGATCCGCGGCGAGTACGAGAACAAGCCGTCGGCGCAGTCGTGGTCGGGCTATCCGGCCGAGGCCTATGTGACGTACGGCGGCTTCGACTGGGCGACGGCGACCGTCGGCGGGCTGTGGGACTCGATGCTGGCCGAAGGCAGCCTGTTCTCGATCACCACGAACTCCGACAACCACCGCACCGTCTTCGACACCTGGAAGAACGGCGACTGGCCGGCGGGGCAGAACTTCGACAACACCGGCAAGCTGCCCGACCCGGTGAACACCGACACCGCGCAGCCCGGCAGCGACTTCTGGCCGGGCCAGTTCAGCCGCACCCACGTCGGCGTGACCCGCTACGGCTACCGCTCGGTGATGGCGGGCATGCGCGCGGGCCGGGTCTGGGTGGACCACGGGCATCTGCTCGACGGGCTGGACGTCCGTGTGAAGCGGGACTGCGACTCCGGGCGCGGTGTCACGCTGGGCGGGCGGCTGCGGGTCCGCAAGGGCGAGCGGATCACGCTGTACGTGACGGTCACGAGCGCCTCCCGGGCCAACCCGCAGGGAATCCTGCCCGAGTTGGCGCACGTCGACGTGATCCGGGGCGTGGTGCGCGGTCCGGTGGCCGACCGGGACAGCTGGAGAGCGCCCGACACCAAGGTAGTCCGGACGAAGGACGTGTCCGGCCGGAAGGGGACGTACACCCTGCGCATCCCGCTGACCGCGGGGGACGAGTCCTTCTACGTCCGGCTGCGCGGCAGCGACGGCAACCGTCACGGCGCGGGCTACCTCGGCGCCTCGGTCGACCCGCACGGGCCGATTCCGCACGAGCCCGGCAACGGCGACCCGTGGGCGGACACGTGGTTCTACTCCAACCCGGTCTTCGTCGACGTCACCGGCTGA